In one window of Paraflavitalea soli DNA:
- a CDS encoding SMUG2 DNA glycosylase family protein, translating to MSPKKLPATATFADRVIDFNKHVHFEGKLPAGIRIMNPFREDENVLQISSTFYKKFYDDHQPRHLILGINPGRFGAGVTGIPFTDTKRLKNECGIPYAGKETHEPSSVFVYDVINAFGGPKAFYGQLYINSMSPLGFTSVAANGKEVNYNYYDSKALTDAVYDFIVNNIRTQIALGVKTEVCFCFGTGKNEKFLKQLNEKEGFFGKIVALEHPRFVMQYKLKTKQLYIDKYLAAFHEAMG from the coding sequence ATGAGTCCTAAAAAGTTGCCGGCTACTGCCACCTTTGCCGACCGGGTGATCGATTTCAACAAGCATGTTCATTTTGAAGGCAAGCTACCTGCCGGCATACGGATCATGAATCCCTTCCGGGAGGATGAAAACGTGCTTCAGATATCTTCCACCTTCTATAAGAAGTTCTACGATGACCACCAGCCCCGTCACCTGATACTGGGTATTAATCCTGGTAGGTTTGGCGCCGGTGTTACCGGCATTCCGTTTACCGATACCAAACGACTCAAAAATGAATGTGGCATTCCCTATGCAGGCAAAGAGACCCATGAGCCTTCTTCTGTATTTGTGTATGATGTGATCAATGCCTTTGGCGGCCCCAAAGCATTTTATGGGCAGCTTTATATCAACTCCATGAGCCCCCTGGGCTTCACCTCAGTTGCTGCCAATGGAAAAGAGGTCAACTACAACTATTACGACAGCAAGGCCCTCACCGATGCCGTGTATGATTTCATCGTCAACAATATCCGCACACAAATAGCCCTGGGTGTAAAGACCGAAGTGTGCTTTTGCTTTGGTACGGGCAAGAATGAGAAGTTTCTTAAGCAACTGAACGAGAAAGAAGGGTTCTTTGGAAAGATAGTAGCGTTGGAACATCCACGTTTTGTAATGCAATACAAGCTAAAGACCAAACAGCTGTATATTGATAAATACCTGGCCGCTTTTCATGAAGCAATGGGATAA